In Microplitis mediator isolate UGA2020A chromosome 9, iyMicMedi2.1, whole genome shotgun sequence, the DNA window gtaaatttaaatttaaaaataattataacaatcaatttaataatcatataattagtgatgatccattgtttataaacaataaaaatataatggaTTTCAAAGTACCTGACTCATTTTGGGACACTTATAAATTTGCTCAAGATTGGCAACACAAGTAagctaattattaattatttatttatttatttatttatttattcagggTGGCCATAAATTGGgaattatcagggaatttaatatgagtgtgaatgtaactgacaagtaggaattttttaaatttttgaataaataaataaaatgtccgtagaatagaaattaaaaaaatgcttatttagaaaattaaaaaatcaacgcgcgaaattttttaaatttcattatttaaattaattaattgattcatttaaaatttataaaatgtctcatctgctacattcactgTTATAATTTGAtgcaaccgggaaatatcatggaaatgtcaagaaatttcgaaaagtatccaggaatttaatttcaaatttattttatgagtgtgaatgtagcagacagacaattcataaattttaaataattaaataaattaatttaaataatgaaatttaaaaaaatgcgcgcgctgatttttcaatttcttaaatacgcattttttcatttatttattaaaaaattaaaaaaattcctaattgtcagttacattcacactcatcaaattttaaaatgattttctaCAGactgtaactcgaaggaaaatggtcgtacaaaaaaaagcaaaaaagaCAAATTGTAGTTTTAAGTGTCTAGTTGTCTAatctggtctttaaattttcttattatgCACATTTCCGGAGTATTCCTAAGAAaaccatcgaaaaaaaaattttccgaatttttacttgtctTAGAAACTGCCTGCGgacttcaataaatttttttgataagtatgatttatttttattactccggaacagcaaaaaaaaatttcaagaccaGATCAGAAACTAAACCCTTGAAGATACAATTtgtcttttttgtttttgctgtacgaccattttccttcgagttaccatctgttgaaaatcacttcgaaattcgaaatttttttaatattctttaatttttgcgactagtgtattttgaattgattttaatcataaaatttctcattaaaaatttaaacttacatatttttagcATCGAGTAATGAAAAGTAggtcatattaatttattttattgactttatttttatttctcgcatgatttaatcatcagatttaattattgacgaagaaaatataataaaaactttgactATCTTGATATGAATAAGATTTCTAAAGTagggaaaaatgtgaaaaactttactgaaaACCCGGGAAATatcaagaaattttgaaataatttttttgtggccACCCTGTCTATTTATCCTCCTCAGTCCCGAAGCATCATTTTGTTTgctatttgaataatttttataagtatacttATAGACCTtttaaaaagcaaaaaaacattttatattttttctaatttgtAGTTTTTAATGCCATCTATTTTAAAGCTgtagcaataattatttttatggttcatgtacctgaagatcgcaacgtttttcgcggaatGAAAATAGAAGaacgaaatgaaaagtaaaaaaactactggatctagatttataaaatgtttcgCATAAGTACTAGTATGTCAACTGAAAATTGTAGTCACCCCCAATCACGGCAATTATATCACTCCTTACATCACTTTTCatcagtcaaattacataaattgttttaattttcgttgcgcgaaaaacgtttcgatcttcaCACGGAAAGATCGGCACTCGACTGGTTcctgttctgcacccgactcagtacggtgctggaaaaatgctcgattgtggtgcagcaccacactgattactgtgcggAACCTGACTGACAGTAATCAGTgtgcacggaaagaaaattatgggaagttttgctatgcattatgggaatggttcccataatggtatgggaatagtacctatactataGGGatcgttcctataatttatgggaatagttcccataatagtatgagaatagttcccataccattataggaaccattcccataatggtgtgggaactattcctataatattatggaaactattcccattgtgttatgggaaccactccaataatatcataaaaattttttttttgcaaaacagtgtagaaatttcccgaaTAATATGGAGAGATCCAAATGAAGCTTCTTCGAcgctaaatttgttaaaaaaaatttttttgtaaaaaatttaaatatttttggtaaatatggatttttttttcaatgtttgaatttgtgTTTCTATACTTAATCaaatttctgtgtattgtaaaagtgattgccacacttttctttaaattaattttttcatgatagtatgggaaccattcccataatattataggaatggttcctataatggtaagggaactattcccataatattatgggaatgattcccataatggtataggaactattcctataccattatgggaactattcctataatattatggaaatagttcccataatggtataggaatagttcctataatgttatgggaatggttcctataatttataggaatagttcctatatattataggaatgattcccataatattatagaaagtattcctataaattataggaaccattcctataaattataggaaccattcctataaattataggaaccattcctataattagaggaaccattcccataacgttatgggtatcattcccataattataggaactattcctataattatgggaaacattcctataattataggaactgctaccataatttatggttgtaattcctatgatgatataggaaaaaatttcacaaaattatgggaacagtttccataattttctttccgtgtgggGCTGCACCACAATCGAGCATTTTTTCTAGCACCGTATTaagtcgggtgcagaacagtaaccagtcgggcTCCAATTTTTCCGTGCAGATACATTATGGTTCAACAAACAGTTGCTAGTTGCCGACCCTGGCAAAATTGTCCCCTATACGGGACGTCTGGATCGAGgaggttatttatttattaattattacagtaattatttataatgattgCAGGCATCAAGTTAACTGGTGGAAGTCCAAATGTATTGCATTAGagcatgaaaataatttgttacgTGACAAAATACGTGAACTAGTtggttattataataataataatgctaatatttatgtaaataaacaaCAAAGTGATTCAAATtatgataaacaaaaaaattatcgaaatcgtaattttaaaaatcaagaaTTATATTcatcaaaacaaaatatagATAATTCTAGTGATCAGAATCAGTATGAAGATTTTAAAAGATTTGAATTAGAGTCAAATGGTCAATGTCAATATTcatcaaataattatcagtACTTTCAATATCAATACCAAGATTCAAATCAATTTAATAGTTCTACTGGTCAGTAtgcagaagaagaagaaaaagaggaagaagaagaatTTAGAGAGGAAGAAGAACTAGAGTTCCAAGTTGATGAAGGTATGATGAAGTTTCTTGAGCAAAGTATTCGGCACAAAATGGAA includes these proteins:
- the LOC130674910 gene encoding TBC1 domain family member 5 homolog A-like, which encodes MEITKKCAKTHRRRKRLIKNRRKNRNKYYSKFKFKNNYNNQFNNHIISDDPLFINNKNIMDFKVPDSFWDTYKFAQDWQHKHQVNWWKSKCIALEHENNLLRDKIRELVGYYNNNNANIYVNKQQSDSNYDKQKNYRNRNFKNQELYSSKQNIDNSSDQNQYEDFKRFELESNGQCQYSSNNYQYFQYQYQDSNQFNSSTGQYAEEEEKEEEEEFREEEELEFQVDEGMMKFLEQSIRHKMELKRKRELAAEEAKNDEVEIVSHENDDKIRLEEAKLLYGVACSRVIAIETTMQVSIDKYKAKEEPEYWPIIPLKP